The Corylus avellana chromosome ca8, CavTom2PMs-1.0 genome has a segment encoding these proteins:
- the LOC132189567 gene encoding probable receptor-like serine/threonine-protein kinase At5g57670: MKYIRSDSFKRLFSLKRRSFEGEIRNPDGPTVEDNKNTFKNAAEPAQRPTWKCFSYAEIFDATNGFSSENLVGRGGYAEVYKGTLGNGEEIAVKRMSKSSADERKEKEFLTEIGTIGHVCHPNVLSLLGCCVDNGLYLIFHFFSKGSVASLLHDENLPPLDWKTRHKIAIGTARGLHYLHSSCQRRIIHRDIKASNVLLTADFEPQISDFGLAKWLPSQWTHHSIAPIEGTFGHLAPEYYLHGIVDEKTDVFAFGVFLLEIISGRKPVDGSYQSLHSWAKPILKQGETEALIDPRLGGAYDITQLKRLAFAASLCIRSSSMWRPSMSEVLEVMEGEVEKERWKMPEEEDQEECWGFEDLEYECDSPFSSPHDSISTGSSWNSRFRNLMNV, encoded by the exons ATGAAATATATCCGGTCCGACAGCTTCAAGCGGCTCTTCTCATTGAAACGACGCAGTTTTGAAGGAGAAATTCGAAACCCAGATGGCCCTACCGTAGAAGACAACAAAAATACCTTCAAGAATGCTGCAGAGCCTGCTCAGAGACCCACTTGGAAATGCTTCTCCTATGCAGAAATTTTTGATGCCACCAATGGTTTTAGTTCAG AAAATTTGGTTGGCAGAGGAGGCTATGCAGAGGTATACAAGGGAACTCTGGGAAATGGTGAAGAAATTGCTGTGAAGAGGATGTCAAAATCTTCTGCAGATGAGAGGAAGGAGAAGGAATTCCTGACAGAAATAGGAACAATTGGTCATGTCTGCCACCCGAATGTTTTATCCCTCTTAGGTTGCTGTGTTGACAATGGCCTTTACCTCATTTTTCACTTCTTCTCAAAAGGCTCAGTGGCTTCTCTTCTACATG ACGAGAATTTGCCACCGTTGGATTGGAAAACAAGGCACAAGATAGCCATTGGGACGGCTAGAGGCCTCCATTACTTGCACAGCAGCTGCCAAAGAAGAATAATTCACAGGGACATCAAGGCCTCCAACGTTTTATTGACTGCAGATTTTGAGCCACAG ATATCTGATTTTGGACTTGCAAAATGGCTTCCATCTCAATGGACTCATCATTCAATAGCTCCGATTGAAGGGACATTTGG GCACTTAGCTCCTGAGTATTATTTGCATGGGATTGTGGATGAGAAGACAGATGTGTTTGCTTTTGGAGTTTTTCTTTTGGAGATAATCTCTGGCAGGAAACCGGTGGATGGTTCTTACCAAAGCTTACACAGCTGG GCCAAACCAATATTGAAGCAAGGAGAGACAGAGGCGTTGATAGATCCAAGGCTGGGAGGGGCCTATGATATAACGCAGCTGAAAAGACTTGCCTTTGCAGCCTCTCTTTGCATCCGCTCATCTTCAATGTGGCGCCCATCAATGAGTGAG GTACTGGAGGTAATGGAGGGAGAGGTGGAGAAGGAAAGGTGGAAGATGCCAGAGGAAGAAGACCAGGAGGAGTGCTGGGGATTTGAGGATCTAGAATATGAATGTGACAGTCCCTTCTCTTCTCCGCACGACTCGATCTCGACAGGAAGTTCATGGAACTCGAGATTTAGGAATTTGATGAACGTATAG